In Candidatus Vesicomyosocius okutanii, one DNA window encodes the following:
- a CDS encoding YfgM family protein, translating into MRSFIKVNRTEEEQIKQTQQWIKKNTLQIIIAITVSLSGIWGFNYYKKYQHSQTIKARDIYLTFRSKPHNIQVYEQLKNNHKNSIYLDHAILILAKNAVTNKNYIQALEYLIPLNNTSNPSIAKVINMRIAGLHLEMGNYKKALDALNTVPNSTFNGLYNQLKGDIYLANNNIDNAKKHYKLALNQISKNSELQNLIKIKLSDLN; encoded by the coding sequence ATGAGAAGTTTTATTAAAGTAAATAGAACTGAAGAAGAACAAATTAAACAAACCCAACAGTGGATTAAAAAAAATACACTACAAATTATTATTGCTATTACTGTGAGTTTGAGTGGTATTTGGGGGTTTAATTATTATAAAAAATATCAACATTCACAAACTATTAAAGCACGAGATATTTACTTAACATTTAGATCTAAACCTCACAATATACAAGTCTATGAACAACTAAAAAATAACCATAAAAATAGCATCTACCTTGATCATGCAATATTAATTCTAGCTAAAAATGCAGTCACTAATAAGAATTATATACAAGCACTTGAATACCTTATCCCATTAAATAATACAAGTAATCCTTCCATTGCTAAAGTTATTAATATGAGAATAGCTGGCTTACATTTAGAAATGGGTAATTATAAAAAAGCACTTGATGCATTAAATACTGTTCCTAACAGTACATTTAACGGGTTGTATAATCAACTTAAAGGGGATATTTATTTGGCTAATAACAACATTGATAATGCTAAAAAACATTATAAATTAGCCTTAAATCAAATCTCTAAAAATTCTGAGTTACAAAATTTGATTAAAATTAAATTAAGCGATCTTAACTAA
- the der gene encoding ribosome biogenesis GTPase Der, with amino-acid sequence MGLPIICLIGRPNVGKSTLFNRLSHSRQALVSDFAGLTRDRQYAKVLLNDDTQTFTTIIDTGGFTNKVNLVDSGIQDQILSALEESDVIYFILNSRDGVISLDLEIASHLRRLKKNIILVCNKAEGLNPTLTTEFFELGLGKPILISAEHGQGIDNLINTTLPLLPKVTVNEEVVEGITIAVLGKPNVGKSTLINHILREKRVIAIDLPGTTRDSIYIPFERKGQQYTLIDTAGIRRKNSTHEKIEIFSIIKTINALERAHVVILVLDAQTGVTKQDASLLGMILDKDKALLIVINKWDGLDDYQKQEVKRKLEVKLSFISYTSVHYISALHGSGVDKLFTPINQSYQDACKQHSTSILNKILDKANHGHQPPLVKGRRLKIKYVNQTNIFPLTLAFHGNHLQNVPNAYERYLKKFFINSLKLTNIPIKIEYKSGNNPFKNKKNILNASQIAKKRRLMKFVKRKH; translated from the coding sequence ATGGGGTTACCTATTATTTGCCTTATTGGACGACCTAATGTTGGTAAATCAACGTTATTTAATCGCCTAAGTCATTCACGACAAGCATTAGTGTCTGATTTTGCAGGGCTGACTCGCGATCGTCAATACGCAAAAGTGCTTTTGAATGATGACACACAAACTTTTACCACAATTATTGACACAGGTGGATTTACCAACAAAGTCAATCTAGTTGACAGCGGTATACAGGATCAAATATTAAGTGCACTAGAAGAATCAGATGTTATTTATTTTATACTTAATAGCCGAGATGGTGTGATTAGTCTTGATTTAGAAATCGCTTCACATCTTAGAAGGCTTAAAAAAAATATTATCTTAGTTTGTAACAAAGCTGAGGGTTTAAACCCAACCTTAACTACCGAATTCTTTGAACTTGGACTTGGAAAACCTATACTTATTTCAGCTGAACATGGTCAAGGTATTGATAATTTAATTAATACTACCTTACCTTTACTACCTAAAGTAACTGTTAATGAGGAAGTAGTAGAAGGCATTACTATAGCTGTACTTGGTAAGCCTAATGTGGGTAAATCAACTTTAATTAACCATATTTTAAGGGAGAAACGAGTAATAGCAATTGATTTACCAGGCACCACACGTGATAGTATTTACATTCCTTTTGAGCGTAAAGGACAGCAATATACACTTATCGACACAGCAGGCATTCGTCGTAAAAATTCAACCCATGAAAAAATTGAAATATTTTCTATTATTAAAACCATTAATGCTCTGGAAAGAGCTCATGTTGTTATTCTTGTATTAGATGCACAAACTGGAGTAACTAAACAAGATGCAAGCCTATTAGGTATGATTTTAGATAAAGATAAGGCACTGTTAATTGTTATTAACAAATGGGATGGTTTAGATGACTATCAAAAACAAGAAGTTAAACGCAAATTAGAAGTTAAACTTTCTTTTATAAGTTATACTAGCGTACATTATATTTCTGCACTACATGGATCTGGTGTGGATAAATTATTTACACCTATTAACCAATCTTATCAAGATGCTTGTAAACAACATTCAACTTCAATATTGAATAAAATTTTAGACAAAGCCAATCATGGTCATCAACCACCGCTTGTTAAAGGTAGAAGGTTAAAAATAAAATATGTCAATCAAACTAACATATTTCCGCTAACTCTTGCTTTTCATGGAAATCATTTACAAAATGTACCAAATGCCTATGAGCGTTATTTAAAAAAATTTTTTATTAACTCTTTAAAACTAACTAATATCCCTATTAAAATTGAATATAAAAGTGGTAATAACCCTTTTAAAAATAAAAAAAATATATTAAATGCTAGTCAAATTGCTAAAAAACGTCGTCTAATGAAATTTGTTAAAAGAAAACATTAA
- a CDS encoding CTP synthase → MSTKYIFITGGVVSSLGKGIVSASLASILESRGLNITMLKLDPYINVDPGTMSPFQHGEVFVTNDGAETDLDLGHYERFTRIQLGKENNFTAGRVYENVIERERLGKYLGDTVQVIPHITNEIKRLTQIGAKGADVTLVEIGGTAGDIESLPFMEAIRQMSLELGRDNVLFIHLTLLPYIKVVGELKTKPTQHSVKELRSIGIQPDILICRSEYPMSDIERAKIALFTNVSQDSVFTSLDVDTIYKVPRALHEQGLDNVVVKKLALDCKPTDLCEWDNVIKRLQHPKSSVDIAMVGKYIDLTESYKSLSEALIHASIHTQTKVNIHYFDSEEIEENGTDCLSEMSAILVPGGFGNRGVEGKIATVKFARENNVPYLGICLGMQVAVIEYARNMANMINANSTEFNKKTAYPVIHLITNWKDVDGYKHSLNKDSYLGGTMRLGGQKCVLVEGTNSQEIYSKLVITERHRHRYEVNNLLIKQLEVSGLIVSGRSINGTLVEMIEIKDHPWFVACQFHPEFTSNPRDGHPLFESFIKASNKANNLILF, encoded by the coding sequence GTGTCAACAAAATATATTTTTATTACTGGTGGTGTGGTTTCTTCTCTAGGGAAAGGTATTGTTAGTGCATCTTTAGCTTCAATTTTAGAATCACGTGGTTTAAATATTACTATGCTTAAACTTGATCCTTATATCAATGTTGATCCTGGTACTATGAGCCCATTTCAGCATGGTGAGGTTTTTGTAACTAATGATGGTGCTGAAACAGATCTTGACTTGGGACATTATGAACGTTTTACTCGTATTCAATTAGGTAAGGAAAATAATTTTACAGCAGGTCGTGTATATGAGAATGTTATTGAGCGTGAACGTCTTGGTAAATATTTGGGTGATACTGTACAAGTTATCCCACATATTACGAATGAAATTAAGCGTTTAACTCAAATAGGTGCGAAAGGGGCTGATGTTACTTTAGTTGAAATTGGAGGAACAGCAGGTGATATTGAATCGCTTCCATTTATGGAGGCTATTAGGCAAATGAGTCTTGAACTAGGTCGTGATAATGTTCTGTTTATTCATCTCACCTTATTACCTTATATTAAAGTTGTAGGTGAATTAAAAACTAAGCCAACTCAACATTCTGTTAAGGAATTAAGAAGTATTGGTATTCAACCTGATATATTAATTTGTCGATCTGAGTATCCGATGTCAGATATTGAGAGAGCTAAAATTGCATTGTTTACCAATGTTTCTCAAGATTCTGTGTTTACATCATTAGATGTTGATACGATTTATAAAGTACCAAGAGCTTTACATGAACAAGGGTTGGATAATGTAGTAGTGAAAAAACTAGCATTAGATTGTAAACCAACTGATTTGTGTGAATGGGATAATGTGATTAAAAGATTACAACATCCTAAATCTAGTGTTGATATTGCTATGGTGGGAAAATATATAGATTTGACAGAGTCTTACAAGTCTTTATCTGAAGCTTTGATTCATGCTAGTATACACACACAGACTAAAGTCAATATCCATTATTTTGATTCTGAGGAAATTGAAGAAAACGGTACTGATTGTTTATCTGAGATGAGTGCAATTTTAGTACCAGGTGGTTTTGGTAATCGTGGTGTTGAGGGTAAAATTGCTACAGTTAAATTTGCTCGTGAAAACAATGTGCCTTATTTAGGTATTTGTCTTGGTATGCAGGTTGCTGTGATTGAATACGCACGCAATATGGCGAACATGATTAATGCTAATAGTACAGAATTTAATAAAAAAACAGCTTACCCTGTCATTCACTTAATAACAAATTGGAAAGATGTTGATGGATATAAACACTCTCTAAATAAAGATTCATATTTAGGAGGCACTATGCGTCTTGGAGGACAAAAATGTGTTTTAGTTGAGGGTACTAATTCACAAGAGATTTATAGCAAGTTGGTTATTACTGAGAGACATAGACATCGTTATGAAGTTAATAATTTATTAATTAAACAACTAGAGGTATCTGGCTTGATAGTTTCTGGGAGATCTATTAATGGTACTTTAGTTGAAATGATTGAAATTAAAGATCATCCTTGGTTTGTAGCTTGCCAATTTCATCCAGAATTCACTTCAAATCCACGTGATGGACATCCGTTATTCGAAAGTTTTATTAAAGCTTCCAATAAAGCAAATAACCTTATTTTGTTTTAA
- a CDS encoding ABC transporter ATP-binding protein has translation MQYKQFISHLFIHLKPHIGKFIFISTMMIIATVLESSVPEITGRIVDELFATERKSETAFIYALTLLGAIVLSSLFALTSTAVSSWVSNKVIMDLRVIMFTKLLKLPKSYLDQHPTGKTLSILTFDVEQIAASASTIWLDFIKSSMTVVILIGYLFYKNWQLSLTLLILLPLVYLAVKFSSNRMRHSNVNVQKSMGDMTHLLNENISGNTLVKIYHAQSQINDKFNSLIKNIRQQRFKVDMTSSFNTAFVNILIGLSLSSVVYFSSTLLQMSAGEFLSFFTAMGMLLKPAKSLVNINKPLQNAMAAGESVFGLINEKEESNIGTKELINPKGFIQFNNVSFSYNNNTTILKHINLDIKAGETIAFVGATGSGKTTIIQLLMRFYSPKQGVITIDGVDINQFEIDSLRSNISFVDQNIQLFNDSIKGNIALGQLETISDKQIKQSAIIANADEFIQQLEHEFDTQIGENGISLSGGQRQRLAIARAIAKDSPILILDEATSALDNATEKKVQNAIHKMQKNRTTIIIAHRLSTIQKANRIIVLRHGYIIEQGTHQELLDYQGEYAQLYKHQFKY, from the coding sequence ATGCAATACAAACAATTTATTTCTCATCTATTTATTCATTTAAAGCCCCACATTGGAAAATTTATTTTTATTTCAACCATGATGATAATAGCAACAGTACTTGAAAGTTCTGTACCAGAAATTACAGGTAGAATTGTTGATGAATTATTTGCAACTGAGCGTAAATCAGAAACTGCATTTATTTATGCCCTTACTTTATTAGGTGCTATTGTTCTTAGTTCATTGTTTGCACTTACTTCTACTGCAGTTAGTTCTTGGGTATCCAATAAAGTTATTATGGATTTGCGTGTTATTATGTTTACTAAATTGCTAAAATTACCTAAATCGTATCTTGATCAACACCCTACAGGAAAAACACTATCTATACTAACCTTTGATGTTGAACAAATTGCAGCTAGTGCTTCAACTATTTGGTTGGATTTTATTAAGTCGTCAATGACTGTTGTTATTCTAATTGGATATTTATTTTATAAAAACTGGCAGTTGAGTTTAACACTTTTAATACTTTTACCGCTAGTATATCTAGCGGTAAAATTTTCCTCTAATCGTATGCGTCATTCGAATGTTAATGTACAGAAATCAATGGGTGATATGACACATTTACTTAATGAAAATATCTCTGGTAACACATTAGTTAAAATTTATCATGCCCAATCTCAAATAAATGACAAATTTAACAGTTTGATTAAAAATATCCGTCAACAACGTTTTAAAGTTGATATGACCAGTAGTTTTAATACCGCTTTTGTTAATATTTTAATTGGTTTGTCTTTAAGTAGTGTAGTGTATTTTTCCTCTACTTTACTACAAATGAGTGCAGGTGAATTTTTGTCCTTTTTTACTGCAATGGGTATGTTGCTTAAACCTGCTAAAAGTTTGGTTAATATTAACAAGCCTTTACAAAATGCAATGGCAGCAGGTGAAAGTGTATTCGGACTTATTAACGAAAAAGAAGAATCCAATATTGGAACTAAGGAGCTAATAAATCCCAAAGGTTTTATTCAATTTAATAATGTGTCATTTAGTTATAATAACAATACAACCATACTTAAACATATTAATCTAGATATTAAAGCAGGTGAAACTATTGCATTTGTTGGTGCAACAGGTAGTGGCAAAACTACTATTATCCAATTATTGATGCGTTTTTATTCTCCTAAACAAGGAGTTATTACTATCGATGGGGTGGATATTAACCAGTTTGAAATTGATTCATTACGCTCAAATATTTCCTTTGTTGATCAAAATATACAACTATTTAACGACTCTATTAAAGGTAATATTGCCTTAGGTCAACTAGAAACTATATCAGATAAACAAATCAAACAATCAGCAATTATTGCTAATGCGGATGAATTTATTCAACAACTAGAGCATGAATTTGATACACAAATTGGTGAAAATGGCATATCACTATCAGGCGGACAACGCCAACGACTTGCTATTGCAAGAGCAATTGCCAAAGACAGTCCTATTTTAATTTTAGATGAAGCCACTTCAGCACTAGATAATGCGACCGAAAAAAAAGTGCAAAACGCCATTCATAAAATGCAAAAAAACAGAACAACTATTATTATTGCCCATCGACTAAGTACTATTCAAAAAGCTAACCGAATTATTGTACTACGCCATGGCTATATTATTGAACAAGGAACACATCAAGAATTACTAGATTATCAAGGTGAATATGCTCAACTGTATAAGCACCAATTTAAGTATTAA
- a CDS encoding VTT domain-containing protein, producing MTFLPGAIFLLAGIYLFSFIQVFFAIQIAIVSYCLIIYNFSHKLNFKVPEKILQFEQKIKSKEISIIFVLCFIPGISINVLIYFLSVIDIKLKNILIGVIAGTSITSIIYISIITGIFNSSYYFSSFFK from the coding sequence TTGACATTTCTGCCTGGAGCTATATTCTTACTAGCAGGTATTTATCTTTTTTCTTTTATACAGGTGTTTTTTGCTATTCAAATAGCGATTGTAAGTTATTGTTTAATTATTTATAATTTTTCTCATAAACTTAATTTCAAAGTGCCAGAAAAAATACTTCAGTTTGAACAGAAAATTAAAAGCAAAGAAATTTCCATTATTTTTGTATTATGTTTTATTCCTGGTATTTCAATTAATGTATTAATTTATTTTTTATCAGTTATTGATATTAAACTCAAAAATATTCTTATAGGTGTCATTGCTGGAACCTCTATCACTTCAATTATCTATATTTCAATTATCACAGGTATTTTTAACTCAAGTTATTATTTTTCGAGTTTTTTTAAATAA
- a CDS encoding cyanophycin synthetase — MKYWLHRFLSRFFLSGCSDYNPLKIRRACRSKAQARMAFKENNFPYAQGKIFINPISAFKFAKKNGFPLVVKPNVGGFSRGAYFPINTYMQLAKASLSVKKWWLVSIVEKYLLGKNYRIVMTKFGVMSVLRRYPPFVIGDNVSDIAKLIDNENLVRKKMNLLPIIKPIPKNLAIKQYLKKQQMNLSSIPNVGQKVYLHHKISLKLGSSVEIIDKKILTKQNRQDLKKILNFFDANILGIDVICKEGIEIDFNAQVCIFLELNSRPFLAMHNKPRYGKSEDLSIFYHQLDKIQIFDHGEY; from the coding sequence ATGAAGTATTGGCTACATCGATTTTTGTCACGATTTTTTTTATCAGGATGTAGTGATTATAATCCACTTAAAATACGCCGTGCTTGTCGTTCTAAGGCACAAGCTAGAATGGCTTTTAAGGAAAATAATTTTCCTTATGCCCAAGGTAAAATATTTATTAATCCTATTAGTGCATTTAAATTTGCTAAAAAAAATGGTTTTCCTTTAGTTGTTAAACCTAATGTTGGTGGGTTTTCTAGAGGAGCATATTTTCCTATTAACACTTATATGCAATTGGCTAAAGCTAGTTTGAGCGTTAAAAAATGGTGGTTAGTAAGTATTGTTGAGAAATATTTATTGGGTAAAAATTATCGTATAGTTATGACTAAGTTTGGGGTAATGTCGGTACTTAGACGTTACCCTCCTTTTGTGATCGGTGATAATGTGAGTGATATAGCTAAGTTGATTGATAACGAGAATCTGGTTAGAAAAAAGATGAATTTATTGCCAATTATTAAGCCTATCCCTAAAAATTTAGCCATTAAACAATATTTAAAGAAACAACAAATGAATTTATCTAGTATTCCTAACGTTGGACAAAAGGTGTATTTACATCATAAAATATCATTAAAATTAGGTTCTAGTGTTGAAATTATTGATAAAAAAATATTAACCAAACAAAATAGACAAGACTTGAAAAAGATACTCAATTTTTTTGATGCTAATATTTTAGGTATTGATGTGATTTGTAAGGAAGGTATTGAGATTGACTTTAATGCACAAGTGTGTATTTTTTTAGAACTTAATTCACGTCCATTTTTAGCAATGCATAACAAGCCCAGATATGGAAAAAGTGAAGATTTATCAATTTTCTATCATCAATTAGATAAAATACAAATTTTTGATCATGGAGAGTATTAA
- a CDS encoding pyridoxal phosphate-dependent decarboxylase family protein: MQNQDVLQKITQVLATSNFKKSNQLINYQTINKLEKTLNLNKQNPQCWDEIFTWVEQYLEYSPNTSHPNFANRMWSGANQPSIVGEIVTALSNTSNCTFESAPVATLMERYMIKQMLDIVGFKNGEGQMTTGSSNANMIAMMVARNQALRKVKKQGLFNQKYLFAFVNEDAHYSLDKASNILGIGTNHLIKVSTLEDGSINTILLNEKIKQIKQQGGLVFFVCATLGTTVRGAYDNIEALTMLKKQHNFWLHGDGAWGGVAIMSLKLKKKFLTSIESLDSFTMDFHKMLGSNLMCNFLLLNHKHLLSCTCADGDGSYIFRDNEADLGIASLQCGRRVDSLKWFLDWKFYTRKGFSDRVENYYQLAKFAEDFINASVDLEMVLKRTSFNVCFRFKSSHSNKNNFNQCLRDSLYQGQQALLALAYVEKKLVFRLLISNINMNKVKLVSLLNRLVKRGRTLNNV; the protein is encoded by the coding sequence ATGCAAAATCAGGATGTTTTACAAAAAATAACCCAAGTCTTAGCTACTTCAAATTTTAAAAAATCTAACCAACTCATTAATTATCAAACTATTAATAAGTTGGAAAAAACCTTAAATTTAAACAAACAAAATCCACAGTGTTGGGATGAGATATTTACATGGGTAGAACAATATTTAGAATATTCTCCTAATACTAGTCATCCTAATTTTGCTAATCGTATGTGGTCGGGTGCTAATCAACCTTCTATTGTAGGTGAAATTGTAACTGCGCTAAGCAATACTTCAAATTGCACTTTTGAGTCTGCACCTGTTGCGACGTTAATGGAAAGATACATGATTAAACAAATGCTTGATATAGTAGGCTTTAAAAATGGTGAAGGACAGATGACCACAGGATCTAGTAATGCCAATATGATTGCTATGATGGTTGCACGTAATCAAGCATTGAGAAAGGTAAAAAAACAAGGATTATTTAACCAGAAATATTTGTTTGCTTTTGTTAATGAGGATGCACATTATTCATTAGACAAAGCAAGCAATATATTAGGTATTGGTACCAATCATTTAATTAAGGTATCTACCCTTGAAGATGGCTCAATAAATACAATATTGCTTAATGAGAAAATCAAGCAAATAAAACAACAAGGTGGCTTAGTATTTTTTGTTTGTGCAACATTAGGTACAACAGTACGAGGTGCTTATGACAATATTGAAGCGTTAACTATGCTGAAAAAGCAACACAATTTTTGGTTACATGGTGATGGTGCATGGGGCGGTGTGGCAATTATGAGTTTGAAATTAAAAAAGAAATTTTTAACAAGTATTGAGTCTCTAGATTCTTTTACTATGGACTTTCACAAAATGTTGGGTAGTAATTTAATGTGTAATTTTTTATTGTTAAATCATAAACATCTATTATCATGTACTTGTGCAGATGGAGATGGTAGCTATATTTTTAGAGATAATGAGGCTGATTTGGGTATTGCTTCATTGCAATGTGGTCGTCGTGTTGATAGTTTAAAATGGTTTTTAGATTGGAAATTCTATACTAGGAAAGGGTTTTCTGATAGAGTTGAGAATTACTATCAACTGGCAAAATTTGCTGAAGATTTTATTAACGCTAGTGTTGATTTAGAAATGGTACTTAAACGTACTTCTTTTAATGTATGTTTTCGCTTTAAAAGTAGTCATTCTAATAAAAATAATTTTAATCAATGTTTGCGTGATAGTTTATATCAGGGACAACAAGCCCTACTGGCTTTAGCATACGTGGAAAAGAAATTAGTATTTAGATTATTAATTAGTAATATTAATATGAATAAAGTGAAATTAGTTAGTTTACTTAATCGTTTGGTTAAGAGAGGAAGAACATTAAATAATGTTTAA
- a CDS encoding anthranilate phosphoribosyltransferase, which produces MKISQKLIHSIIQRIATGPDLSKNIDFEEAKAGMLSILRGEINEVQIAIFLIALRMKRETREESEGILAAILCESDQQQVIVDNLVDLGDPYSGYSRSIPISSFLPPLLAELGLPTVIHGLDSVSPKYGLTHRHINEALGLNINNSTKQAKVRLEDSSIGWSYIDQENYCQGLHNLVPLRNKIIKRSVINTVETLIGPMRGKKTHSILGYVHKPYPPIYAHLVTASGMDTSLLVRGVEGGVIPSLRQKGLMISYQGSVEQDKVDIDPKLLGIYQDIRAISFPSGLNVYSDIKALADYTVKLGKSALSGEKGLFYDGLVLAASLILWHTRKASSLIEAACITRAVLDSGKVLSRL; this is translated from the coding sequence ATGAAAATATCTCAAAAACTTATACACTCAATTATTCAACGCATAGCAACAGGTCCTGATTTGAGTAAGAATATTGATTTTGAAGAGGCAAAGGCAGGTATGTTAAGTATTCTTCGTGGAGAAATTAATGAGGTGCAAATAGCTATTTTTTTAATTGCACTACGCATGAAACGTGAAACACGTGAAGAAAGTGAGGGTATTCTTGCTGCTATTCTTTGTGAGTCTGATCAGCAACAAGTTATTGTTGATAATTTGGTAGATTTAGGTGATCCTTATAGTGGGTATAGTCGTTCAATTCCAATATCATCATTTTTACCGCCATTGTTGGCTGAGCTTGGTTTGCCTACCGTTATTCATGGTTTAGATAGTGTATCTCCAAAGTATGGACTTACTCATCGACATATTAATGAGGCTTTGGGTTTGAATATCAATAACTCAACTAAGCAAGCTAAGGTCCGGCTTGAAGATAGCAGTATTGGTTGGTCGTATATTGATCAAGAAAACTATTGCCAAGGTTTGCATAATCTTGTGCCTTTGCGTAATAAAATTATTAAGCGTAGTGTGATTAATACTGTAGAAACTTTAATTGGTCCAATGCGCGGAAAAAAAACACACTCTATTTTAGGCTATGTACATAAGCCTTATCCTCCTATTTATGCGCATTTAGTAACCGCTTCAGGCATGGATACATCGTTGTTAGTTAGAGGTGTTGAAGGAGGCGTTATTCCTTCACTTCGCCAAAAGGGGTTAATGATTTCTTACCAAGGTTCGGTTGAGCAAGATAAAGTGGATATTGACCCTAAGTTGTTGGGTATCTATCAAGATATTCGTGCCATTTCATTTCCTAGTGGGCTAAATGTATATAGTGATATCAAAGCCCTAGCAGATTATACAGTTAAATTAGGAAAATCAGCTTTATCAGGTGAAAAAGGTCTGTTTTATGATGGTTTAGTTTTAGCTGCTAGTTTAATTCTTTGGCATACTAGAAAGGCTAGCTCATTGATTGAGGCTGCCTGTATAACAAGAGCGGTCTTAGACTCTGGCAAAGTATTGAGTCGTTTATAA
- a CDS encoding Rieske (2Fe-2S) protein: protein MWVKILDKEPKEGEMVEVVVEGKDLFVTLNQGKLYCADNRCPHEDIKLTLGCLKGDRIKCSLHGFSFDLITGNSTQKSVDNLRIYPIKQENNKIYLEL from the coding sequence ATGTGGGTAAAAATTCTAGATAAAGAACCAAAAGAAGGAGAAATGGTTGAAGTTGTTGTAGAAGGTAAGGATTTATTTGTTACACTTAACCAAGGTAAGTTGTATTGTGCAGATAATCGTTGTCCACATGAAGATATTAAATTAACGTTAGGTTGTTTAAAAGGTGATCGAATCAAATGTTCATTGCATGGATTTAGTTTTGATTTAATTACAGGAAATAGTACACAGAAAAGTGTAGATAATTTACGTATTTATCCTATCAAGCAAGAAAATAATAAAATTTATTTAGAATTATGA
- a CDS encoding transglycosylase SLT domain-containing protein, with amino-acid sequence MSKLLLIVLISLALSGCFSTPAIQVNNICHLMDEKVSWYQAVRASEKKYGIPMHVQLAIMYQESHFASNARPPRDKLFGVVPWFRQSSAYGFAQIRDITWEWYQLKTGKQNINRNNFDDAINFIGWYANQSSKRSGIDKSDTYNQYLAYHDGHSGFNKQTYLVKPWLMKIAGGVDDNAKRYKHQLKQCAPRLDNNNIWKFF; translated from the coding sequence GTGAGTAAACTTTTACTTATTGTATTAATCTCATTAGCACTTAGCGGGTGTTTTTCAACACCTGCAATACAAGTGAATAATATTTGTCATTTAATGGATGAGAAAGTGAGTTGGTATCAAGCAGTTAGAGCTAGTGAGAAAAAGTATGGTATACCTATGCATGTGCAATTAGCTATTATGTACCAAGAGTCGCATTTTGCATCAAATGCAAGACCACCAAGAGATAAATTATTTGGTGTTGTGCCATGGTTTAGACAGAGTAGTGCTTATGGTTTTGCTCAAATTAGGGACATAACTTGGGAGTGGTATCAGTTAAAAACAGGTAAACAAAATATCAATCGTAATAATTTTGATGATGCTATAAATTTTATTGGTTGGTATGCTAACCAGTCCAGTAAACGTTCTGGTATTGATAAATCAGATACATACAATCAATATCTTGCTTATCATGATGGACATAGCGGTTTCAATAAACAAACTTATCTTGTTAAGCCATGGTTGATGAAAATCGCAGGTGGTGTTGATGATAATGCAAAACGTTATAAGCATCAACTTAAACAATGCGCTCCGCGATTGGATAACAACAATATCTGGAAATTCTTCTAA
- a CDS encoding cold-shock protein has product MVKKVQGTVAQFGTKGYGFIMGDDGEKYFVHQKNIFNKSRLKVNTRVVFNTQNSEKGWVAMDVNLEKSIKTPNLKSKTLSYNTIKSMFVILFIIQAIIVYKIFGW; this is encoded by the coding sequence ATGGTAAAGAAAGTACAGGGAACAGTTGCCCAATTTGGCACTAAGGGGTATGGTTTTATTATGGGTGATGATGGTGAAAAATATTTTGTTCATCAAAAAAATATTTTTAATAAATCTCGCTTGAAAGTTAATACACGTGTTGTTTTTAATACGCAGAATTCTGAAAAAGGTTGGGTAGCAATGGATGTTAATTTGGAAAAAAGCATTAAAACGCCTAATCTTAAATCTAAGACGTTATCATATAACACTATTAAAAGTATGTTTGTTATTTTGTTTATTATTCAAGCTATTATTGTTTATAAAATATTTGGGTGGTGA